A single uncultured Methanolobus sp. DNA region contains:
- a CDS encoding DUF1847 domain-containing protein, protein MKCAYCDDKMCREGKDCAGITDDISYEGNELKSMKTSAAIEARYYMQKTRLEEIILYAQEMRYKKLGLAFCVGMEREAEVVEKILEKYFEVFSVCCKVSAIKKEDYDLEKLHPESFDPTCNPIGQAMMLEKKGTELNIIIGLCIGHDILFTQHSAAPVTTFIVKDRVLAHNPAGAIYSGYYLKKVFGITD, encoded by the coding sequence ATGAAATGCGCATACTGCGATGATAAAATGTGCCGTGAAGGCAAGGATTGTGCAGGCATAACCGATGATATCAGTTATGAGGGTAATGAGCTTAAGTCCATGAAAACTTCTGCTGCAATTGAAGCCCGGTACTACATGCAGAAAACAAGGCTTGAGGAAATAATCCTTTATGCGCAGGAAATGAGATACAAAAAACTCGGGCTTGCTTTCTGTGTTGGTATGGAAAGAGAAGCAGAAGTAGTAGAAAAAATCCTGGAAAAATATTTTGAGGTTTTCTCTGTATGCTGCAAGGTTTCTGCAATTAAAAAAGAAGATTACGACCTTGAGAAACTTCACCCGGAATCCTTTGACCCAACCTGCAACCCGATTGGCCAGGCGATGATGCTTGAAAAGAAAGGAACCGAACTCAATATCATAATAGGCCTTTGTATTGGACATGACATACTTTTCACACAGCATTCAGCAGCTCCGGTAACCACATTCATAGTAAAGGACCGTGTGCTTGCACACAATCCGGCAGGAGCCATCTACTCAGGCTATTACCTGAAGAAAGTTTTTGGAATAACAGATTGA
- a CDS encoding DUF169 domain-containing protein: MDNAEISDKLVKLLDLRHEPVAVKVIKKGETIPQGSDEPEKNIRHCQSIMRARKGESFVIPADKHACMVGASSLGLVPLPPKVKEGDFHANLGLFDCCDAAANMIDQRFEFEEESTIATVVGPLKDFKTEPDVVVLVDLPETLYWLIPAATFFEGGRQAFSTAAFQATCVDSTIIPIVSGKMNMSLGCYGCRRATDIQNDEMIAGIPYKNLEKMIEALEKIANGPMQKARQK; this comes from the coding sequence ATGGATAATGCCGAGATATCAGACAAACTCGTAAAGCTCCTTGACCTCAGGCATGAGCCGGTTGCTGTAAAAGTAATAAAGAAAGGCGAAACGATCCCGCAAGGATCCGATGAACCTGAAAAAAACATCCGACACTGCCAGTCAATAATGAGGGCAAGGAAAGGAGAATCTTTTGTAATTCCCGCAGACAAGCATGCGTGCATGGTTGGTGCTTCAAGTCTTGGACTTGTGCCGCTGCCTCCTAAAGTAAAAGAAGGGGACTTCCATGCTAATCTTGGATTGTTCGATTGCTGCGATGCCGCTGCTAACATGATAGATCAGCGCTTCGAGTTTGAAGAAGAAAGCACTATTGCAACTGTTGTCGGGCCATTGAAAGACTTCAAAACGGAACCTGATGTTGTAGTTCTCGTAGACCTTCCTGAAACACTATACTGGCTTATCCCTGCAGCTACGTTTTTTGAAGGTGGAAGACAGGCATTCAGCACTGCCGCTTTCCAGGCAACATGTGTTGATTCCACCATAATTCCGATAGTCAGCGGCAAAATGAACATGAGTCTTGGATGTTATGGATGTCGCAGAGCTACAGACATCCAGAATGATGAAATGATAGCAGGAATCCCCTATAAAAATCTGGAAAAGATGATAGAGGCACTTGAAAAGATAGCTAACGGACCAATGCAAAAGGCAAGACAGAAATGA
- the cfbA gene encoding sirohydrochlorin nickelochelatase has translation MQRNTNTVENITSYNKEGYIMSEKIGILAIGHGSRLPYNNQVVTEIANMISEAHPEYVVKTGFMENSEPTVEEALMSFEGTGVTTIAAAPVFLASGIHITKDIPGILKLDPETSEGEIEFDGQKVKIVYAKPLGSDKLIAELIFKRAQEVL, from the coding sequence CTGCAACGTAACACAAATACTGTTGAGAATATTACTTCATATAATAAAGAAGGTTACATCATGAGTGAAAAAATAGGAATTTTGGCTATTGGACACGGCAGCAGATTACCATACAACAACCAGGTAGTAACTGAGATCGCAAACATGATCTCCGAAGCACACCCTGAATATGTTGTTAAGACAGGATTCATGGAGAACAGTGAGCCTACAGTTGAAGAGGCACTCATGTCATTTGAAGGCACAGGCGTTACAACGATCGCTGCTGCACCAGTTTTCCTTGCATCCGGAATCCACATCACAAAAGACATCCCAGGAATCCTTAAACTGGACCCTGAGACAAGCGAAGGCGAGATCGAGTTTGACGGACAGAAAGTAAAGATCGTCTACGCAAAGCCACTCGGTAGCGACAAGCTCATCGCAGAACTCATCTTCAAGAGAGCACAGGAAGTCCTTTAA
- a CDS encoding GTP-binding protein, which translates to MDAIIIGGFLGSGKTTTVINVGKELAERGHTVAIIVNEVGEVGIDGDLISKYGLDTKEITNGCICCTLKLNMKTTLTELYNSYNPDYILVEPSGIAFPNLIKKELELMNFGDNIRVAPLVTLIDGSRFKEIMKSVKVYALRQIEDAEILVINKADLVEPIKMSLLTDSVQQLNSGARIINMSSRPGDSGFNALMDMIVPSMAEDEHVSPTSVKEHTEHTADSHSHDHSHHDDYHDDHDHEDHDHHHEEHHHDAHDEHHDHHSHDHHHHDHHTHYDSENSGLASYANDYRILEDNIDRETARQITLEIAETVKSSIIRHSPEFVGHIKMFMEVPDETVKISITSHAESPSMNIIETTVHSGPRFKILTAVSGMDEDELVHLVDENVEAAFSKRNMVSQRLHEPHNHDHHHHDHEEHDHHHGHHHEHKHTEMEGDDDIYDHDLTGCGTEEGNCLL; encoded by the coding sequence ATGGATGCAATAATCATAGGCGGTTTTTTAGGAAGCGGAAAGACAACAACAGTAATCAATGTAGGCAAGGAACTGGCCGAAAGAGGCCACACAGTAGCGATAATTGTGAATGAGGTCGGAGAAGTAGGTATTGACGGTGACCTGATATCAAAATACGGACTTGATACCAAGGAAATAACGAACGGCTGTATCTGCTGCACATTGAAGCTCAATATGAAGACAACACTTACTGAACTTTATAATTCATATAATCCCGATTATATTCTGGTAGAACCTTCCGGTATTGCTTTTCCAAATCTCATTAAAAAAGAACTCGAACTAATGAACTTCGGGGATAACATCAGGGTAGCCCCTCTTGTGACATTAATCGATGGCAGTCGTTTCAAGGAAATTATGAAATCCGTCAAGGTCTATGCATTAAGACAAATTGAGGATGCTGAGATCCTTGTGATCAATAAGGCAGATCTTGTAGAACCTATAAAGATGTCCCTGCTGACGGATTCGGTACAACAGCTCAATTCAGGTGCCAGGATCATCAATATGTCATCACGTCCCGGTGATTCCGGTTTCAATGCTCTCATGGATATGATAGTTCCATCTATGGCTGAGGATGAGCATGTTTCTCCAACTTCTGTAAAAGAACATACAGAACATACCGCAGACTCACATTCCCACGACCACAGTCACCATGATGACTATCACGACGACCACGACCACGAAGACCACGACCATCATCACGAAGAACATCATCATGATGCACACGACGAACACCATGATCACCACAGTCACGATCATCACCATCACGACCACCATACACACTATGACAGTGAAAATTCCGGACTTGCTTCATATGCCAATGATTACAGGATACTTGAGGATAACATTGACAGGGAAACAGCCCGGCAGATCACACTGGAGATCGCTGAAACTGTGAAGAGTTCTATCATCAGGCACAGTCCTGAGTTTGTAGGTCATATCAAAATGTTCATGGAAGTTCCTGATGAGACCGTCAAGATAAGCATTACTTCACATGCTGAAAGTCCTTCCATGAATATCATAGAGACAACTGTGCATTCAGGTCCGAGATTTAAGATACTTACAGCAGTTTCAGGGATGGATGAGGATGAACTTGTTCATCTTGTGGATGAGAATGTTGAAGCTGCTTTCAGTAAGAGGAATATGGTCTCGCAGCGTTTACATGAGCCTCACAACCATGACCACCATCACCACGATCACGAAGAGCACGATCATCACCACGGTCACCATCATGAACACAAGCATACTGAGATGGAAGGAGATGATGACATCTACGATCACGACCTGACTGGATGCGGTACCGAAGAAGGCAATTGCCTTTTATAA
- the cfbA gene encoding sirohydrochlorin nickelochelatase produces MTEKIGILIIGHGSRLPYNNQVVTEISNIIAENNPEYVIKTGFVEHSEPKVREALMLFEGTGVTKIAATPVFMASGVHLTEDIPEFLELDPQTNEGEVEFEGQKVKIVYAKPLGSDRLIADLIFKRVQEAL; encoded by the coding sequence ATGACTGAAAAAATAGGAATCTTGATCATTGGACACGGCAGCAGGTTACCATATAACAATCAGGTTGTCACTGAGATCTCAAACATAATAGCAGAAAACAACCCGGAGTATGTTATAAAAACAGGTTTCGTAGAACACAGTGAACCTAAAGTAAGGGAAGCACTGATGTTATTTGAAGGCACAGGTGTAACAAAGATCGCTGCAACACCTGTATTCATGGCATCCGGAGTCCACCTTACAGAAGATATTCCTGAGTTCCTTGAGCTGGACCCGCAGACCAATGAAGGAGAGGTTGAATTCGAGGGGCAGAAAGTGAAGATAGTCTACGCAAAACCTCTTGGCAGTGACAGGCTCATTGCAGATCTAATCTTCAAAAGAGTACAGGAAGCGCTTTAA
- a CDS encoding GTP-binding protein, with protein MKIIIVSGFLGSGKTTSIIRMGKHLKSKGHSVAVLVNDIGDVGVDGQVISNNGLESKEIPRGCICCTLRYALEANISLVQAQFDPDILLIEPTGVAFPMRVKEQIEKMDFGPEVSMGPIISLIDGSKFGELMEHSGDAIIKQVRNADIVALNKQDLLDKEQLAEIRSTIKGFNPDSALFTLSLETDDGSFDSFMDEIESSFITNFTANGANASVNDTSVSSNSACDDEFNHFNVSSYASSYEIDTLMDGESASELVLDVMQSVRNGILDINPQFLGHLKMFLHTGSVGLRASVTSYRDQPKLEFVGLEDENEDSNFTVFAAVTDVSRDNLADVIENVVLSRSGQFGIAV; from the coding sequence ATGAAAATAATAATAGTAAGCGGTTTTTTGGGAAGCGGCAAAACGACTTCTATTATTCGCATGGGAAAGCACCTTAAAAGTAAGGGTCACAGTGTGGCAGTGCTTGTAAATGATATCGGTGATGTGGGTGTTGACGGTCAGGTGATCAGCAATAACGGACTTGAGTCAAAAGAGATTCCCAGGGGATGTATCTGCTGCACCCTGAGATATGCTCTTGAGGCTAATATCTCTCTTGTCCAGGCACAGTTTGACCCGGATATTCTCCTTATCGAACCTACAGGTGTTGCTTTCCCTATGAGGGTAAAGGAGCAGATAGAGAAGATGGATTTCGGTCCGGAAGTCAGTATGGGTCCAATTATTTCCCTGATAGATGGCAGTAAGTTCGGTGAACTTATGGAACATTCAGGTGATGCGATCATAAAGCAGGTTAGAAATGCTGATATTGTTGCCCTTAATAAGCAGGATCTCCTGGATAAAGAGCAGCTTGCTGAAATAAGGTCCACAATAAAAGGTTTCAATCCGGATTCAGCTCTCTTTACTCTGTCATTGGAAACCGATGACGGAAGTTTTGATTCGTTTATGGATGAAATTGAATCTTCTTTCATAACAAACTTCACAGCAAACGGTGCAAATGCTTCGGTAAATGATACTTCTGTTTCCAGCAATTCTGCATGTGATGATGAGTTCAATCATTTCAATGTCAGCAGCTATGCAAGTTCTTATGAGATAGATACCCTTATGGATGGAGAATCTGCGTCTGAATTGGTTCTTGATGTTATGCAATCTGTCAGAAATGGTATTCTCGACATTAACCCACAGTTCCTTGGACATTTGAAGATGTTTCTCCACACGGGTTCTGTGGGTCTGCGGGCCAGTGTGACATCATACAGGGACCAGCCAAAACTTGAGTTTGTAGGTCTGGAAGATGAAAATGAAGACAGTAATTTCACTGTCTTTGCAGCGGTAACGGATGTTTCACGGGACAATCTTGCAGATGTTATAGAGAATGTTGTTCTTTCAAGATCAGGACAGTTTGGAATCGCAGTTTGA
- a CDS encoding PEGA domain-containing protein, protein MKSVNLVIITLMLLSVLVVANGAESTIIDDSFSSDTINAISSKPMVIVVNSESNKVKIRGEVVNDLPAFSFYEVDVKIGEIILDSTGALNVGDVVRVASHVEGPAVVEEYWIGATVEVYGDYSYDAYTGHNIFLSNYDDVSSDNYLIIVPSEGSISVSSNPIGASIYLDGTYNGLTPKILNEVSTGSHTVNLRKSGYEYYTITVDVQGGVTSTVSATLDPVITTGFISVSSNPTGASIYLDGVYNGLTPKTLADVSTGSHTVKLSKSGYTDYINTVSVQNGITSTVSGILGSEVEFRGNVIDSVVSFSFIAYTVQIEEIISDPLNVLNKGDTSIINIVYGSPSEQDIIENGDYVEVKGTYTYDSDNNLYIVDLTNSDHSILLADATRILFDTTHDEYWTTENFDYSSLMEIYSNRKYDEFVSHLEENDYVVTVFNYNNLYYDYPAGVLFHNNIYEDVSKNSPNTILNYDINIPQGIKSIAISVNSIVETEGFARVRLLNPSNNEMFTTRVDWTSEDHSTHIHNPESGQWSLEVELGSPSWDISNFYDFKVDVGIVPTLKDELENNEYDILIMGAPGDDLDKFTNEDTESVYNFVANGGNLLLLGATYYTSYENYVANKFNNNVHLLLDQDHTKVQLQHKVTGSEITPHPILEGIDEFYYYGQDFDLGSWGWNIIGTQTPVAYALGNPIISAFQHGGKVVIIGSGETFSDEHID, encoded by the coding sequence ATGAAATCAGTTAACTTAGTTATTATTACTTTGATGCTTCTTTCTGTGTTGGTTGTAGCAAATGGAGCAGAATCAACTATCATTGATGATAGTTTTTCTTCAGATACAATAAATGCTATTTCTTCGAAACCTATGGTTATTGTAGTGAATTCAGAGTCTAACAAAGTAAAAATTAGGGGTGAAGTCGTAAACGATTTGCCAGCTTTTTCTTTTTACGAAGTTGACGTAAAAATAGGGGAAATTATTCTAGATTCTACAGGCGCCTTGAATGTAGGTGATGTTGTGCGAGTTGCAAGTCACGTAGAAGGACCTGCGGTTGTTGAAGAATATTGGATAGGGGCTACAGTAGAAGTTTATGGTGATTATAGTTATGATGCTTATACAGGTCATAACATCTTTTTAAGCAATTATGATGATGTAAGTTCAGATAATTATTTGATAATAGTTCCATCAGAGGGTTCAATCTCAGTAAGTTCAAATCCTATTGGTGCCAGTATTTATCTCGATGGCACTTACAATGGTCTAACTCCAAAAATTTTAAATGAAGTCTCTACTGGTTCTCATACTGTGAACCTTCGTAAAAGTGGCTATGAATATTATACTATTACTGTGGATGTTCAGGGTGGAGTGACCTCTACAGTTTCTGCAACACTTGATCCTGTCATTACAACTGGCTTTATTTCTGTAAGTTCTAATCCCACTGGCGCTAGTATTTATCTTGATGGTGTATATAATGGTCTTACTCCCAAAACACTGGCTGATGTTTCTACAGGCTCCCACACGGTGAAACTTAGCAAAAGTGGCTATACTGACTACATTAATACTGTTAGTGTTCAGAACGGTATAACATCAACAGTTTCTGGAATTCTTGGGTCCGAAGTAGAATTTAGGGGAAATGTAATCGACAGTGTTGTATCGTTTTCATTCATAGCGTACACAGTTCAAATAGAGGAAATTATATCTGATCCATTAAATGTACTTAACAAAGGCGATACTAGCATTATTAATATCGTCTATGGTTCCCCTTCTGAGCAAGATATTATTGAAAATGGTGATTATGTAGAAGTCAAAGGTACTTATACATACGATTCAGACAACAATCTCTACATAGTGGATTTAACAAACAGTGATCACAGTATACTATTAGCAGATGCTACTCGAATATTATTTGACACTACTCATGATGAATATTGGACTACTGAAAATTTTGATTATTCATCCTTGATGGAAATATATTCTAATAGAAAATACGATGAGTTTGTAAGCCATCTTGAAGAAAATGATTATGTTGTTACGGTTTTTAATTATAATAATTTATATTATGATTATCCCGCTGGAGTTTTGTTTCATAATAATATTTACGAGGATGTATCAAAAAATAGTCCTAATACTATTTTGAATTATGACATCAATATTCCTCAAGGTATTAAATCCATTGCAATATCTGTTAATTCTATTGTTGAAACTGAAGGTTTTGCAAGGGTTCGTTTATTAAATCCAAGCAACAATGAAATGTTTACAACCAGAGTCGATTGGACTTCTGAGGATCATTCTACTCATATACATAATCCTGAATCTGGTCAATGGAGCCTTGAAGTTGAATTAGGTTCTCCCTCATGGGACATTTCAAATTTCTATGATTTCAAAGTAGATGTTGGAATTGTTCCTACTCTTAAGGATGAACTTGAAAACAATGAGTATGATATTCTAATAATGGGAGCTCCGGGGGATGATCTTGATAAATTTACAAATGAGGATACAGAGTCAGTGTATAATTTTGTGGCAAATGGCGGAAACTTGTTATTGCTGGGTGCTACATATTACACTTCCTACGAAAATTATGTTGCAAACAAATTCAATAACAACGTTCACTTGCTTCTTGACCAAGATCACACCAAAGTTCAACTACAGCACAAGGTTACAGGTAGTGAAATAACGCCTCATCCTATTTTAGAAGGAATCGATGAATTTTACTACTATGGTCAGGATTTTGACCTTGGAAGTTGGGGTTGGAACATAATTGGTACCCAAACACCAGTGGCTTATGCTCTAGGTAATCCTATTATCTCAGCTTTTCAGCATGGTGGTAAAGTAGTAATCATTGGCAGTGGAGAAACTTTTTCAGATGAACATATTGATTAA
- a CDS encoding PGF-pre-PGF domain-containing protein: MEWFVSEDTNPPIPKIQNPQNIETESWSCDKETASISVTVKNEGGLSSEGYISVSFPNGEEVVSVSGTSTAKKYPPGSTIHTSSGTTVSSDYYLAELNKSYWDEGESQTLNIEVKPNSNAESIVFYYRAALKNDAKIKEADPYERDPISSEHIDQQHGWYAYKKSVFSSPNLIIEDIKVDGNEISYKINNTGPSAAGSSKTYLYIDDMNNRVASDDVGLVSACGGSDEWHSFDYSYTCSGTDTIRVRADGESKVNEIDENDNDKTIEYDCTAKYGTLVVTIYPSEVRSQAKWRLTTETDWHSSGEEITVVTDDYTIEFSKVDGWAEPEDMDIEVSEGSNEAPATYIKDASPEYMVVDILSPTEDFEVDYGDLVLIKAKVTDNMGEPMPAAKTSRVCATFSNGDDSILLFDDGTHDDGLVDDGIYANGWVSATTSNNGTETDCMITVSAYHSTLGEANDEVVGKINDLSSEVPNRYDILFLPPYAYGESKNTSDIFGFSSKTATLDFADVDENIGDGTIITSALAGAATLPPIKGPGVGSATSYANYKIVDYWTAEEDGYYKITWDYHVSGDGSIQGVHWVQGSASISNSKVNYELFDQTDNTWILRESDIFFEKGGGSYDFEKILWEDTFTLTNAAKIVFDHFVGLPVTTLIPSWWNEKISHGTSPSFKHSEIVYLERDHSYMWQFKPEAISAAIGLQGYGAGSNKLYCKLNSVSVVPENPPYNPVLNMVDKPPEEVHNGEVVFSWEASDDISPKDKLQYSFYLEGYDASWSDWSKLTSKSYSNLHDGDYEFKIKVKDEHDHESPIVLSQFKVSRKLQTLISASKSASNPLYLYSGYPSEIETFVISGGPIEGANVLLSVTDGSNYLLSNLQGVTNENGNFVSIFNPPPVTSEHIYTILATVTKSGYASATDEIEVTVIPRKSYETPIGSKVSVEMTDEEVSLIFDDVEEGGETSAMKSFSGPSTPSGFILSGVYYNIESTATFEGPIKISINYDESQTYDELSLRLWHYENGNWVDITTSLDIDKNIIYGSTMSLSPFIVATPYNHNKESSEISSTTSSSGGGGGGGGGGTTGEEFENIAYKDVLSEFVSKGDLTSYEFDNELNTIEYIRFEAFRNWGKISSTIEMLHGTSALVDEDAPDTVYCNVNMWVGKSGFSSSDNIDSPVVGFKVEKDWVEEYEIDEGTIRLCRYSDGKWSELDTQKLSEDDTYLHFEASTPGFSPFAIVGTSMAQEGAEDVGALMTVEDVVDDTPVDDGSVSTEAKGTTNSWFAVGFASIVLVGGVVAMAYRKRE, from the coding sequence ATGGAATGGTTTGTTTCAGAAGACACGAATCCACCGATTCCAAAAATCCAAAATCCTCAAAATATCGAAACCGAATCATGGTCATGCGATAAAGAAACTGCATCAATATCTGTTACTGTAAAGAATGAGGGTGGACTTTCAAGTGAAGGTTACATTTCTGTTTCTTTCCCAAACGGAGAAGAAGTTGTAAGTGTTAGTGGAACTAGTACTGCTAAAAAGTATCCTCCTGGAAGTACAATTCACACCAGTTCAGGTACAACTGTTTCTTCAGACTATTATCTGGCAGAGTTAAATAAATCATATTGGGACGAAGGTGAAAGTCAAACTCTAAATATTGAAGTCAAACCTAATAGTAATGCTGAGAGTATTGTATTCTATTATCGGGCTGCTTTGAAAAATGATGCAAAGATCAAAGAAGCAGACCCTTATGAAAGAGATCCGATATCTTCAGAACATATTGATCAACAACATGGATGGTATGCCTACAAAAAATCAGTATTTTCCTCACCGAATCTTATTATAGAAGATATCAAAGTTGATGGAAATGAAATATCCTATAAGATTAACAATACCGGTCCAAGTGCTGCTGGTTCTAGCAAGACCTATTTGTATATCGACGATATGAATAATCGTGTTGCATCTGATGATGTAGGATTAGTTTCTGCATGTGGAGGTTCAGATGAATGGCATTCTTTTGACTATTCATATACTTGCTCTGGAACGGATACAATAAGAGTTCGTGCAGATGGTGAAAGTAAAGTTAATGAAATTGATGAAAACGATAATGATAAAACAATTGAATACGATTGCACTGCAAAATATGGAACCTTGGTAGTGACTATTTACCCATCTGAAGTAAGGTCACAGGCTAAATGGAGGCTTACAACAGAAACCGATTGGCATTCTAGCGGAGAAGAAATTACTGTTGTAACTGATGATTATACAATTGAGTTTAGTAAAGTGGACGGTTGGGCTGAACCAGAAGATATGGATATTGAAGTATCAGAAGGTTCTAATGAGGCTCCAGCTACATATATAAAAGATGCATCTCCTGAATATATGGTGGTTGATATCCTTTCTCCAACTGAAGATTTTGAGGTTGATTATGGTGACCTGGTGTTAATCAAAGCAAAAGTCACTGACAATATGGGAGAACCAATGCCTGCAGCAAAAACAAGCCGTGTTTGTGCAACCTTCTCGAATGGTGATGATTCTATTTTATTGTTCGACGATGGAACTCATGATGATGGACTTGTAGATGATGGTATTTATGCAAATGGATGGGTGTCCGCAACAACCTCAAACAACGGAACTGAAACCGACTGCATGATAACCGTCTCAGCTTATCATTCAACTTTGGGTGAAGCAAACGATGAAGTTGTAGGAAAAATTAATGATCTTAGTTCCGAAGTACCAAACCGATATGACATATTATTTTTACCACCTTATGCATATGGTGAATCCAAAAACACATCTGATATTTTTGGCTTTTCTTCTAAGACTGCAACGTTAGATTTTGCAGATGTTGATGAAAATATAGGAGATGGCACAATTATCACATCTGCATTGGCAGGAGCTGCAACGCTGCCACCTATAAAGGGTCCAGGTGTTGGTTCAGCAACTTCATATGCTAACTATAAAATTGTAGATTATTGGACAGCTGAAGAAGATGGATATTACAAAATAACTTGGGACTACCATGTTTCAGGTGATGGCTCTATTCAGGGTGTGCATTGGGTTCAGGGATCTGCTTCTATAAGCAATTCTAAAGTGAATTATGAACTATTTGATCAAACGGATAATACTTGGATATTGCGCGAAAGCGACATTTTTTTCGAGAAAGGTGGAGGATCATATGATTTTGAAAAAATCTTGTGGGAAGATACATTTACATTAACTAACGCAGCAAAAATAGTATTTGATCATTTTGTTGGCCTTCCAGTAACAACACTTATACCATCGTGGTGGAATGAAAAAATATCACATGGGACATCACCATCCTTCAAACACTCAGAAATTGTATATCTAGAAAGAGATCATTCTTACATGTGGCAGTTTAAACCTGAAGCAATTTCGGCAGCTATTGGGCTACAAGGGTATGGAGCTGGCTCAAATAAACTATACTGCAAATTGAATTCTGTTTCTGTTGTTCCAGAAAATCCTCCCTACAATCCGGTTTTAAATATGGTTGATAAACCTCCAGAAGAAGTACACAATGGAGAAGTCGTTTTTTCGTGGGAAGCTTCAGACGACATCAGCCCTAAGGATAAATTGCAGTATTCATTCTATTTAGAAGGATATGATGCTAGTTGGTCAGACTGGTCAAAATTAACTTCAAAGAGTTATTCAAATTTACATGATGGGGACTATGAATTCAAAATAAAGGTTAAGGATGAGCATGATCACGAATCTCCAATAGTACTTTCACAATTCAAGGTTTCTAGAAAGTTACAGACACTAATATCTGCTAGTAAATCTGCTAGTAATCCTTTATACTTATACTCTGGATACCCTTCAGAAATAGAAACATTTGTTATATCAGGTGGACCTATTGAAGGAGCAAATGTACTCCTTTCGGTTACTGATGGATCGAACTATTTGTTATCAAATTTACAGGGAGTTACAAATGAAAATGGAAATTTTGTTTCGATTTTTAATCCACCGCCCGTAACATCTGAACATATATATACAATTTTAGCGACTGTTACCAAATCGGGGTATGCTAGTGCTACTGATGAAATAGAAGTTACAGTTATTCCGCGTAAATCGTATGAAACTCCAATTGGATCTAAAGTTTCAGTTGAAATGACTGATGAAGAAGTATCTTTAATCTTTGATGATGTCGAAGAGGGTGGTGAAACCAGTGCAATGAAATCTTTCTCTGGACCTTCTACACCCAGCGGTTTCATCCTTTCTGGAGTATACTACAATATTGAATCAACTGCTACATTTGAAGGCCCCATCAAAATTTCCATCAATTACGATGAATCTCAAACATATGATGAATTGAGTTTGAGACTTTGGCATTATGAAAATGGAAATTGGGTAGATATTACCACATCTTTGGATATTGATAAAAATATAATTTATGGCTCTACTATGAGTTTGTCTCCATTTATTGTCGCTACACCCTACAATCATAATAAGGAATCTAGTGAAATTTCTTCAACCACTTCCTCCTCCGGCGGCGGAGGCGGTGGTGGAGGCGGCGGCACCACCGGTGAAGAATTCGAGAACATTGCTTACAAGGATGTCCTCTCAGAATTCGTATCAAAAGGTGATCTAACCTCGTATGAATTTGATAATGAACTTAATACCATCGAGTACATCAGATTTGAGGCTTTCAGGAACTGGGGTAAGATATCATCTACAATAGAAATGTTGCATGGAACTTCTGCTCTGGTGGATGAGGATGCACCGGATACGGTTTACTGTAATGTCAATATGTGGGTTGGAAAATCTGGCTTCTCAAGTTCGGATAATATTGATAGTCCGGTTGTTGGATTTAAGGTTGAGAAGGATTGGGTTGAAGAGTATGAGATCGATGAGGGTACTATCAGGTTGTGCAGGTATTCTGATGGGAAGTGGAGTGAACTCGATACTCAGAAGCTGAGTGAAGATGACACTTATCTGCACTTTGAAGCCAGTACGCCGGGATTCTCGCCGTTTGCGATCGTGGGTACATCTATGGCACAGGAGGGTGCTGAAGATGTTGGAGCATTAATGACGGTTGAGGATGTGGTTGATGACACTCCGGTTGATGATGGATCAGTTTCTACAGAAGCAAAAGGCACGACCAATAGCTGGTTTGCTGTTGGATTTGCCTCGATTGTTCTGGTAGGTGGAGTTGTAGCAATGGCATATAGAAAACGGGAGTAA